Proteins encoded in a region of the Manduca sexta isolate Smith_Timp_Sample1 chromosome 9, JHU_Msex_v1.0, whole genome shotgun sequence genome:
- the LOC115455705 gene encoding uncharacterized protein LOC115455705 has translation MVTCESQGAPVGFRLGARDRDDEPRRRAPSVSSSVYKQKIDALFDDSRSVASLPQYPTGFGQLERRDSKVSSSHDNKVTIYEDEDGYCQSNDTKINNTVQDRIERMFADMAGESRQPVDNIGIHVFSVHYLGSTPLQDKVTSLSGLQIPLKKLYFAHRRNFHHKSALTGRLEISKSGLKVRYKGEKGDLEQLNPFPTIAVWSAVKFVVQPSETNDNELCYAFLPLITDPDNIDRQALFKTLESPDNKYILSHNENSHSPLFAVVMRKIGVAKQLECHGFVCQTTEDAIVIAATLYKSLMSHMSRQGHSDKKKVRNRNGVSCMSVGSSMSPNDIVMPNKPPRKKPSTSSMSGDSDKADGFSASESYNEKHRLERTKKISSESLPSPPPPPSIPPAEGKRITVEEVKAKLDSIKNNDTSGSDTHDSRKSAAKSCPHPAISKLQSHLNSNSGSESSVRTKVSEKIELFKELERRKNLQRPPTLPPPIPSKPSEAPPEPPKEPLRRNQSGRKSLSESGDILTKVAIPRSGSFLNAGGLTRYKSIGHRNNGKKGGGSPLGFNELFNEFKVQENLHSMDEILNAIIDAEGMSFNDLKPIYKEFLLKLAVTLTKDEIFQHSKAIMKKQKKKILRRNSTFQNKRRKIFKGANGLRMVFRLPFGKEIKDKDNNKIGLTALDFQTLANAKEPISESSVSTSSYDMRQFHPKEPMLPPPKRQVTRQRNSKRDKIVHVSKRNGKISRPGERTSTSEDSDFLTLSNRLGGQNRNSSSGYVSCSECESESCIDRCYCSLKDDCKSKCYCSATELKKESSKTKLLAKSKSCKDCSKEYYDGDFSYCSCDSESCADSNKCYCVGPRRGVMQSSQSLEYLRSPSQRTYSERLKRYEEYDGRGSRTRSSATGHRRREERGRRARSSDSLALDYELLLQNKARDTRSRNMQRLTVRSTGAGSHDALSVKKSAEMAALFADVRLSQRTDVRSLSGARAPHPRPAPPPLPPAPPRAAPPLARMFDHRPLSRNASLEDTLGYLP, from the exons ATGGTAACATGCGAGAGTCAGGGCGCGCCGGTCGGGTTCAGGCTGGGCGCCCGTGACCGCGACGATGAGCCGCGTCGCCGAGCCCCCAGCGTCTCCTCGTCGGTCTACAAACAGAAGATCGACGCGCTGTTTGATGACAGCCGCTCTGTGGCCAGCCTGCCGCAGTATCCCACCGGATTTGGACAGCTGGAAAGAAGGGATAGTAAG GTCAGTTCTTCACACGACAATAAAGTGACGATATACGAAGATGAAGATGGTTATTGTCAGAGCAATGACACCAAAATCAATAACACGGTCCAAGACCGTATCGAAAGGATGTTCGCGGACATGGCAGGGGAATCCAGGCAACCAGTGGATAATATCGGAATACATGTCTTCAGTGTCCATTATCTTGGCTCCACGCCTTTACAAGACAAAGTTACTAGCCTCTCCGGCCTTCAAATTCCACTCAAAAAACTATACTTCGCGCACCGAAGAAACTTCCACCACAAAAGTGCGTTGACAGGCCGGTTAGAAATATCAAAAAGTGGCCTCAAAGTAAGATACAAAGGAGAAAAAGGCGATTTAGAGCAACTAAACCCTTTCCCAACTATAGCAGTATGGTCGGCTGTCAAATTCGTAGTCCAACCTTCAGAGACAAATGATAATGAACTATGCTACGCGTTCCTACCACTCATCACAGATCCTGATAACATAGACCGGCAAGCGCTATTCAAGACGTTAGAGTCACCGGACAACAAATACATCCTCTCACACAACGAGAACTCACATTCGCCACTTTTCGCTGTCGTGATGAGGAAGATCGGAGTTGCTAAGCAACTGGAGTGTCATGGGTTTGTATGTCAGACGACTGAGGATGCTATTGTGATAGCGGCTACGTTATACAAATCCCTAATGTCACACATGAGCCGTCAAGGCCACAGTGATAAAAAGAAAGTGAGGAATCGAAACGGAGTCAGCTGCATGAGCGTCGGTAGTAGTATGTCACCGAATGATATTGTGATGCCCAATAAACCACCGCGGAAGAAGCCGAGCACGTCGTCAATGAGCGGCGATAGCGACAAAGCAGATGGGTTCTCAGCCAGCGAGTCGTATAATGAGAAACACAGGTTAGAAAGGACTAAGAAGATCTCGTCTGAGAGTCTACCTTCGCCACCCCCACCTCCGTCCATTCCACCCGCCGAAGGCAAAAGAATCACAGTGGAAGAAGTTAAAGCCAAACTTGATTCGATTAAAAACAACGATACCAGCGGTAGTGACACTCATGATTCAAGAAAGTCTGCCGCCAAAAGCTGTCCCCACCCTGCTATTAGTAAGCTTCAGAGCCATCTTAATTCCAATAGCGGGAGCGAATCTTCCGTGAGGACTAAGGTTTCTGAGAAAATAGAACTCTTTAAGGAGctagaaagaagaaagaatcTACAAAGACCACCGACTTTACCTCCGCCTATACCATCAAAACCTTCAGAAGCTCCACCGGAACCCCCTAAGGAGCCTCTAAGAAGAAATCAAAGCGGACGGAAATCTCTCAGCGAATCGGGTGACATACTGACTAAAGTGGCCATCCCGCGCTCGGGCAGCTTCCTCAACGCGGGAGGGCTGACGAGATATAAATCGATCGGACACAG GAACAATGGAAAGAAAGGCGGCGGTTCGCCGCTAGGGTTCAATGAACTTTTCAATGAATTCAAAGTTCAGGAGAACTTGCACTCGATGGATGAGATTCTAAACGCCATAATAGACGCAGAAGGGATGTCGTTCAATGATTTGAAACCGATATATAAAGAGTTCTTGCTAAAATTAGCAGTAACGTTAACGAAAGACGAGATCTTTCAGCACAGTAAGGCAATtatgaaaaaacaaaagaaaaagatTCTAAGAAGAAACAGTACGTTCCAAAATAAAAGAAGGAAGATATTCAAAGGTGCCAACGGGCTCCGGATGGTTTTTAGGCTGCCGTTTGGAAAGGAAATAAAAGACaaagacaataataaaataggtCTTACCGCGCTAGACTTTCAAACATTGGCGAATGCTAAAGAACCGATTTCAGAAAGTTCAGTTTCCACGTCTAGTTATGATATGCGGCAGTTTCACCCCAAAGAACCGATGCTGCCACCGCCAAAGAGACAGGTGACGAGGCAAAGGAATTCTAAACGCGACAAGATCGTTCACGTATCGAAGCGAAACGGAAAAATTTCTAGACCGGGAGAGAGGACGTCTACATCGGAAGATTCGGATTTTCTGACTCTAAGCAATCGTCTCGGCGGCCAGAACCGGAATAGTTCGAGTGGTTACGTTTCGTGTTCGGAATGCGAATCGGAAAGCTGCATCGATAGATGTTATTGCTCACTTAAAGACGATTGCAAATCGAAATGCTACTGCTCCGCCACCGAACTCAAGAAGGAATCATCGAAAACAAAACTTTTAGCTAAAAGCAAGAGCTGTAAAGATTGTTCGAA AGAATACTACGACGGGGACTTTAGCTACTGTTCATGCGATTCTGAGAGCTGTGCTGATAGTAATAAGTGCTACTGTGTCGGCCCGAGGAGAGGTGTTATGCAGAGCTCTCAGAGCTTGGAGTATCTTCGCAGCCCTTCGCAAAGGACCTACTCTGAGAGGCTGAAGCGGTACGAGGAGTATGACGGAAGAGGTTCTAGGACTAG GTCAAGCGCGACCGGTCACCGTCGTCGCGAGGAGCGTGGCCGACGAGCTCGAAGCTCCGACAGCCTCGCGCTGGACTACGAGCTGCTGCTGCAGAACAAGGCCAGGGACACCAGGAG